From Methylopila sp. M107, a single genomic window includes:
- a CDS encoding LptA/OstA family protein: MRLILAALAVLAVPSAVQAQQQNQGAVTSAFSGFSTKSDDPVNVEADNLEVRDQDQSAVFSGKVVLKQGGSIVNARKLTIYYYQKGQTPAAKTDGSPKQGETAGGAAKPETGRSIRRMEAEGDVVVTQRNQRATGARGVFDVESNKVELTGGVVVSQDDNVIKGDRLRVDLTTQTSRVEGGGSGRVQGVFTPKQQPTR; encoded by the coding sequence ATGAGACTGATCCTCGCCGCCCTCGCCGTTCTGGCCGTCCCGTCCGCGGTCCAGGCCCAGCAGCAGAACCAGGGCGCGGTGACGAGCGCGTTCTCCGGCTTCTCGACCAAGTCCGACGACCCGGTGAACGTCGAGGCAGACAATCTCGAGGTTCGCGACCAGGACCAGTCGGCGGTGTTCTCCGGCAAGGTCGTGCTGAAGCAGGGCGGCTCGATCGTGAACGCGCGCAAGCTCACGATCTACTACTACCAGAAGGGCCAGACCCCCGCGGCCAAGACGGACGGCAGCCCGAAGCAGGGCGAGACCGCCGGCGGCGCGGCGAAGCCCGAGACCGGCCGCAGCATCCGCCGGATGGAGGCGGAGGGCGACGTGGTCGTCACCCAGCGCAACCAGCGGGCGACCGGGGCGCGCGGCGTGTTCGATGTCGAGTCGAACAAGGTCGAGCTCACCGGCGGCGTCGTCGTCAGCCAGGACGACAATGTGATCAAGGGCGATCGGCTGCGCGTCGACCTGACGACGCAGACGTCCCGCGTCGAAGGCGGCGGGTCCGGCCGCGTCCAGGGCGTGTTCACGCCGAAACAGCAGCCGACGCGCTGA
- the lptB gene encoding LPS export ABC transporter ATP-binding protein, translated as MLGRNPQSEGDKPSRRLKRKVKRAEAGHRTDFAFAEAHEGALVASHLAKSYGARQVVKDVSVSVKRGEAVGLLGPNGAGKTTVFYMITGLVPADNGRIELDGEDVTRLPMHKRARLGVGYLPQEASIFRGLSVEDNIRAVLEVIEPDRERRKHDLEALLQEFGIERLRKSPAIALSGGERRRVEIARALATRPSFMLLDEPFAGIDPIAVGDIQALVRHLTDRGIGVLITDHNVRETLGLIDRAYIIHAGGVLMEGDPDEVVAHSDVRRLYLGEEFRL; from the coding sequence ATGCTCGGACGCAATCCCCAGTCAGAGGGCGACAAGCCCTCGCGCCGCCTGAAGCGCAAGGTCAAGCGCGCGGAGGCCGGCCACCGCACGGACTTCGCCTTCGCGGAGGCCCATGAGGGCGCGCTGGTCGCGAGCCATCTCGCGAAATCCTACGGCGCCCGCCAGGTCGTGAAGGACGTCAGCGTCTCCGTGAAACGCGGCGAGGCGGTCGGGCTGCTCGGGCCGAACGGCGCCGGCAAGACCACCGTGTTCTACATGATCACCGGCCTCGTTCCGGCCGACAACGGCCGGATCGAGCTCGACGGCGAGGACGTGACGCGCCTGCCGATGCACAAGCGCGCGCGGCTCGGCGTCGGCTACCTGCCGCAGGAGGCCTCGATCTTCCGCGGGCTCAGCGTCGAGGACAACATCCGCGCCGTGCTCGAGGTGATCGAGCCCGACCGCGAGCGGCGCAAACACGACCTCGAGGCGCTGCTGCAAGAGTTCGGGATTGAGCGTCTGAGAAAATCGCCCGCCATCGCGCTCTCGGGCGGCGAGCGGCGGCGCGTCGAGATCGCCCGCGCGCTCGCCACCCGCCCGAGCTTCATGCTGCTCGACGAGCCGTTCGCCGGCATCGACCCGATCGCGGTCGGCGACATCCAGGCGCTGGTCCGCCACCTCACCGATCGCGGCATCGGAGTCCTGATCACCGACCACAACGTCCGCGAGACGCTCGGGCTGATCGACCGGGCCTACATCATCCACGCCGGCGGCGTGCTGATGGAGGGCGATCCGGACGAGGTCGTCGCGCATTCCGACGTCCGACGGCTTTACCTCGGCGAAGAATTCCGGCTTTAG